A region from the Leptospira venezuelensis genome encodes:
- a CDS encoding PhzF family phenazine biosynthesis protein codes for MKTEYTIFQIDAFTDSLFKGNPAAVVPWEGDWLPDSKLIDLAAENNLSETAFFRPRKEKGEYDLRWFTPGVEVDLCGHATLATAFAIYEILENKPGPSSLKFHTKSGILEVYRENGKYYLDFPARPPIKTEYSPDDVASCFNIKAKEILKARDILFVFEKESDVRDLVPNHDSLKKLPFFAAIVTAPADKGRSYDFVSRFFAPAKGVPEDPVTGSSHCTLIPYWSEKFGKKELNAYQASARGGNLVCENRGERVRIGGSCKLYLKGIFYLE; via the coding sequence ATGAAAACCGAATATACGATCTTCCAAATAGATGCATTTACAGATTCCTTATTTAAAGGAAATCCTGCAGCGGTTGTTCCCTGGGAAGGAGATTGGTTACCGGACTCTAAACTAATTGATCTTGCTGCTGAGAATAATTTATCAGAAACTGCATTCTTTCGTCCCAGAAAGGAAAAGGGAGAATATGATCTGAGATGGTTCACTCCGGGTGTAGAAGTAGATCTTTGTGGTCACGCAACTCTTGCGACTGCGTTTGCAATTTACGAAATATTAGAAAATAAACCTGGACCTTCTTCTTTAAAATTTCATACGAAGAGCGGGATACTGGAAGTGTATCGCGAGAATGGAAAATACTATTTGGATTTTCCTGCTAGGCCTCCTATAAAGACTGAATATTCTCCAGATGATGTGGCTTCTTGCTTTAATATAAAAGCAAAAGAAATTCTGAAGGCTCGTGATATCTTATTTGTTTTTGAAAAAGAATCAGATGTGAGAGATTTAGTTCCAAATCATGATTCTTTGAAGAAGCTTCCATTCTTTGCGGCAATTGTAACTGCTCCCGCAGACAAGGGGAGGTCCTACGATTTTGTTTCCAGATTTTTTGCACCAGCAAAAGGAGTTCCAGAAGATCCGGTGACTGGTTCTTCCCATTGCACATTGATCCCTTATTGGTCTGAAAAATTTGGGAAGAAGGAACTGAATGCTTATCAGGCTTCCGCAAGAGGTGGAAATTTAGTTTGCGAGAATAGAGGAGAAAGAGTTCGGATCGGAGGGAGCTGCAAATTATATTTGAAGGGTATTTTCTATCTTGAGTAA